One window from the genome of Streptomyces sp. NBC_00708 encodes:
- the argB gene encoding acetylglutamate kinase, producing MEEDSGPVVVIKFGGNAMVDAQLQQAFAEDVVELRRSGLRPVVVHGGGPQISAMLDRLGLESRFEAGLRVTTAETMEVVRMVLSGRVQRELVGHINSHGPYAVGLTGEDAHTMTAVRRPAWVDGVAVDIGQVGDIAEVNPGMVHALLTQGHIPVVSPVARGEDGQVYNVNADLAASALAVALGAERLVVLTDVAGLYADWPHSTEVITRLTAGALDGLLPDLASGMLPKMEGCLRAVRGGVGRADVLDGRVPHAVLRGVLDGNVTGTTVVPDEDHAVSPV from the coding sequence ATGGAAGAGGATTCGGGACCGGTCGTCGTCATCAAGTTCGGCGGCAACGCCATGGTCGACGCACAGCTGCAACAGGCCTTCGCCGAGGACGTCGTGGAGTTGCGCCGGTCGGGGCTGCGCCCGGTCGTCGTGCACGGCGGCGGACCGCAGATCAGCGCGATGCTGGACCGGCTCGGACTGGAGAGCCGCTTCGAGGCGGGCCTGCGGGTGACCACGGCGGAGACCATGGAGGTCGTCCGCATGGTGCTGTCCGGCCGCGTCCAGCGCGAACTGGTGGGCCACATCAACAGCCACGGCCCGTACGCCGTCGGCCTGACCGGCGAGGACGCGCACACGATGACGGCCGTACGGCGGCCCGCGTGGGTGGACGGCGTGGCGGTGGACATCGGCCAGGTCGGGGACATCGCCGAGGTCAACCCCGGCATGGTGCACGCCCTCCTGACGCAGGGTCACATACCGGTGGTCTCCCCCGTGGCCCGGGGCGAGGACGGGCAGGTCTACAACGTCAACGCGGATCTCGCCGCCTCCGCCCTGGCCGTGGCACTCGGCGCGGAACGGCTGGTGGTCCTCACCGACGTGGCGGGGCTGTACGCGGACTGGCCGCACAGCACCGAGGTGATCACCCGTCTGACGGCCGGCGCACTGGACGGGTTGCTGCCGGACCTGGCGAGCGGGATGCTGCCGAAGATGGAGGGCTGCCTGCGGGCCGTACGGGGCGGGGTGGGCCGGGCCGACGTGCTGGACGGCCGGGTGCCGCACGCGGTGCTGCGGGGCGTCCTGGACGGGAACGTCACGGGGACCACGGTGGTGCCGGACGAGGACCACGCCGTGAGCCCGGTCTGA
- a CDS encoding GNAT family N-acetyltransferase, which produces MTTAAPRPVPLPSPSLQRAPRVRTAGSGDAAALAELSRPFARAGALRRRPDSLYAARAAEFLVAVGPDGGPEGCVGLRVYAGEGVPVGVLYNFCVAGHRQGRGIGAALLRTALALARTQSLGALFTATTGDGRLFRRYGFTPVTARRAPRAWAESLDPRRNALILTRTP; this is translated from the coding sequence TTGACCACGGCCGCGCCGCGCCCCGTACCCCTGCCCTCCCCTTCGCTCCAGCGGGCGCCGCGCGTCCGGACCGCCGGGTCCGGCGACGCGGCCGCGCTCGCGGAGCTGTCCCGGCCGTTCGCCCGCGCGGGCGCCCTGCGCCGGCGGCCCGATTCCCTCTACGCGGCCCGCGCCGCCGAATTCCTGGTGGCGGTGGGACCGGACGGCGGCCCGGAGGGTTGTGTGGGCCTGCGGGTGTACGCGGGGGAGGGGGTGCCCGTGGGCGTCCTGTACAACTTCTGTGTCGCCGGGCACCGGCAGGGGCGCGGGATCGGGGCCGCGCTCCTGCGGACCGCGCTGGCCCTGGCGCGCACCCAGTCGCTCGGCGCCCTCTTCACCGCGACCACCGGGGACGGCCGGCTGTTCCGCCGGTACGGCTTCACCCCCGTGACGGCCCGTCGGGCGCCGCGCGCCTGGGCCGAGTCCCTGGACCCCCGGCGCAACGCGCTGATCCTCACCCGCACCCCCTGA
- a CDS encoding MbtH family protein translates to MSTNPFDDPEGRFLVLVNDEGQHSLWPSFAEVPGGWTVAFEENTREACLEYVEANWTDLRPRSLAASMDA, encoded by the coding sequence ATGAGCACCAACCCGTTCGACGACCCCGAAGGCCGTTTCCTGGTTCTGGTGAACGACGAGGGCCAGCACTCCCTGTGGCCGTCCTTCGCCGAGGTGCCCGGGGGCTGGACGGTCGCCTTCGAGGAGAACACGCGCGAGGCGTGCCTGGAGTACGTAGAGGCCAACTGGACCGATCTGCGGCCCCGTTCGCTCGCCGCGTCGATGGACGCCTGA
- a CDS encoding alpha/beta hydrolase-fold protein, which translates to MPSGDRTDQLVAATESPFAAFGLPREPGTGAFWAAARTPASRPGEDGGWVTLFLRRGGPADLAFESWSREPLPLRRWGVTDCWYAEVAMPARLRVTYRFITDEGAHADPLNPSAAGGDRSIAVTPDAPTQPYWPLVGADDVLPVPSTRLRWASARLGGRRTVRVHPVAGGGPVVLLLDGDDWLYLHPAMTAFEAAVADGALPPVTLVFLPAKDRVGEFTCRPELWEAVRDELLPLVADSGVPADPGTLVVAGQSLGGLGALYAALEFPELVSRVACQSGSFWWAPDRAARTDLLDGPVGGALAGRLRERPDLSGLRIAFDVGEHETRMLPHCAAVEALTEQAGAAVRVSRSPSDHDRAGWRHAMLRDVAWALA; encoded by the coding sequence ATGCCCTCCGGTGATCGCACGGATCAGCTCGTGGCCGCCACCGAGAGCCCCTTCGCCGCCTTCGGGCTGCCCCGTGAACCGGGTACCGGGGCGTTCTGGGCGGCGGCCCGGACGCCCGCGTCCCGGCCCGGCGAGGACGGTGGCTGGGTGACGTTGTTCCTCCGGCGCGGCGGCCCGGCCGACCTGGCCTTCGAGAGCTGGTCGCGGGAGCCGTTGCCGCTGCGCCGGTGGGGCGTCACGGACTGCTGGTACGCGGAGGTGGCGATGCCCGCGCGGCTGCGGGTGACCTACCGGTTCATCACGGACGAGGGGGCGCACGCCGACCCGCTCAACCCGTCCGCCGCCGGTGGCGACCGCTCGATCGCGGTCACCCCGGACGCACCGACGCAGCCCTACTGGCCCCTGGTCGGCGCGGACGACGTGCTGCCCGTCCCCAGCACCCGGCTGCGCTGGGCGTCCGCGCGGCTCGGCGGGCGCCGCACGGTGCGCGTCCATCCGGTGGCCGGCGGCGGGCCCGTGGTGCTGCTGCTCGACGGGGACGACTGGCTGTATCTGCACCCGGCCATGACCGCGTTCGAGGCGGCCGTCGCCGACGGGGCGCTGCCGCCGGTGACGCTCGTCTTCCTGCCCGCCAAGGACCGCGTGGGCGAGTTCACGTGCCGGCCGGAACTGTGGGAGGCGGTCCGCGACGAACTCCTGCCGCTGGTGGCGGATTCCGGGGTACCCGCCGACCCGGGCACGCTGGTGGTCGCGGGGCAGAGCCTCGGCGGACTCGGCGCGCTGTACGCCGCGTTGGAGTTCCCGGAGCTGGTGTCCCGGGTCGCCTGCCAGTCGGGCTCCTTCTGGTGGGCCCCCGACCGCGCGGCCCGTACGGACCTGCTGGACGGCCCGGTCGGCGGCGCCCTCGCCGGCCGGCTGCGGGAGCGCCCCGACCTCTCGGGGCTGCGGATCGCGTTCGACGTGGGGGAGCACGAGACCCGGATGCTCCCCCACTGCGCGGCGGTCGAGGCCCTGACCGAGCAGGCCGGGGCGGCCGTGCGCGTATCGCGTTCGCCCTCGGATCACGACCGCGCGGGCTGGCGGCACGCGATGCTCCGGGACGTCGCCTGGGCGCTCGCCTGA
- a CDS encoding ABC transporter ATP-binding protein/permease, translating into MNTPDTPRPLQGAAILRTALRRNLGAMGWGTVLMGLYQAGETAFPIALGLIVEHTLQHRSPTALGLSIGALAVIITTVSLSWRFGMRILQKANTTEAHRWRVLVAACGLQPVARDVDLKSGEVLTIATEDADQTADIIEVVPLLISSMVAVVVAAVALGLADIRLGLLVIVGTVAILSVLSVMSRRIGASTQEQQARVARAGAKVADLITGLRPLHGFGGNHAAFRSYRRVSTEAKEQSVTVARVNGVYAGTALALNAGLATAVSLTAGYLAFAGHITIGELVMAVGLAQFIMEPLKLFSEMPKYVMMARASAERMALVLSAPPVTTPGTGHPTTGGTLEIDGLRHGVLRGVTFEVAAGEFVAVAAYQPRAAADFASVLALGVPPEAYEGVVRVGGQDLVELSAEAVREHLLVNPYDGEIFAGTLRTNIDPSGTSTMLPEAVEASMLTDVVALHREGLDYAIRDRGANLSGGQRQRLSLARALAADSEILVLHNPTTAVDAVTEQLIARNIAKLRRGRTTVVITSSPAVLDAADRVLVLDDGVITGEDTHRNLLSTDEAYCLAVAR; encoded by the coding sequence ATGAACACTCCTGACACCCCCCGGCCCCTCCAGGGCGCCGCCATCCTGCGCACCGCACTGCGGCGCAACCTCGGCGCCATGGGCTGGGGCACCGTCCTCATGGGCCTCTACCAGGCCGGCGAGACCGCGTTCCCGATCGCGCTCGGCCTGATCGTGGAACACACCCTGCAACACCGCAGCCCCACCGCGCTCGGCCTGTCGATCGGCGCGCTGGCCGTGATCATCACGACCGTCTCGCTGTCCTGGCGGTTCGGGATGCGCATCCTGCAGAAGGCCAACACGACCGAGGCGCACCGCTGGCGGGTGCTGGTCGCCGCCTGCGGTCTCCAGCCGGTCGCCCGCGACGTCGACCTGAAGTCCGGTGAGGTCCTGACCATCGCCACCGAGGACGCCGACCAGACCGCCGACATCATCGAGGTGGTGCCGCTGCTGATCAGCTCGATGGTCGCGGTCGTGGTCGCCGCCGTCGCGCTCGGGCTCGCCGACATACGGCTCGGGCTGCTGGTGATCGTGGGTACCGTGGCGATCCTGTCCGTGCTGAGCGTGATGTCCCGGCGGATCGGCGCCAGTACGCAGGAGCAGCAGGCCCGGGTCGCGCGCGCCGGTGCCAAGGTCGCGGATCTGATCACCGGTCTGCGCCCGCTGCACGGTTTCGGCGGCAACCACGCCGCGTTCCGCTCCTACCGCCGGGTCAGCACCGAGGCCAAGGAGCAGTCGGTCACCGTCGCCCGGGTGAACGGGGTCTACGCGGGCACCGCGCTGGCCCTCAACGCGGGCCTCGCCACCGCCGTCTCCCTGACGGCCGGGTACCTGGCCTTCGCCGGGCACATCACCATCGGTGAGCTCGTCATGGCGGTGGGCCTGGCGCAGTTCATCATGGAACCGCTCAAGCTGTTCTCGGAGATGCCCAAGTACGTGATGATGGCGCGCGCTTCGGCCGAGCGCATGGCTCTGGTGCTCTCCGCGCCCCCGGTCACCACCCCGGGGACCGGCCACCCGACGACGGGGGGAACGCTGGAGATCGACGGCCTGCGCCACGGGGTGCTGCGCGGCGTCACGTTCGAGGTGGCCGCCGGGGAGTTCGTGGCCGTCGCCGCCTACCAGCCGCGCGCGGCGGCCGACTTCGCCTCGGTCCTCGCCCTGGGCGTCCCGCCGGAGGCGTACGAGGGAGTGGTACGGGTCGGCGGGCAGGATCTCGTGGAGCTGTCGGCCGAGGCCGTCCGGGAACACCTGCTGGTGAACCCGTACGACGGGGAGATCTTCGCCGGTACCCTCCGTACGAACATCGACCCGTCGGGCACCAGCACCATGCTGCCCGAAGCCGTCGAGGCGTCCATGCTGACCGATGTGGTCGCCCTCCACCGCGAGGGCCTCGACTACGCCATCCGCGACCGTGGCGCGAACCTCTCCGGGGGCCAGCGCCAGCGCCTCTCGCTGGCCCGCGCCCTGGCCGCCGACTCCGAGATCCTGGTGCTCCACAACCCGACCACGGCCGTCGACGCGGTGACCGAACAGCTCATCGCCCGCAACATCGCGAAGCTGCGCCGGGGCCGGACCACCGTGGTCATCACCAGCAGCCCGGCCGTCCTGGACGCCGCCGACCGGGTCCTCGTCCTGGACGACGGCGTCATCACGGGGGAGGACACCCACCGCAACCTGCTGTCCACGGACGAGGCGTACTGCCTGGCCGTGGCGCGCTGA